In a single window of the Carassius gibelio isolate Cgi1373 ecotype wild population from Czech Republic chromosome A12, carGib1.2-hapl.c, whole genome shotgun sequence genome:
- the LOC128025728 gene encoding somatostatin receptor type 2-like: METAKPLGMFNHNVSILDLDSAAINNVYIREDSDVFSVTVAVLYLAVCVVGLAGNSLVIVTVLKLDKMSSSTTVYIFNLALADGLFMVGLPFFAIQNFQDQWIFGEAVCKLVMVLDGINQFTSVFLLTVMSVDRYMALVDPVRFARWRTPRRAKIIATLMWFISLFPVLPMAIQFSASYGLCTIDPHIASDSWWLAFLSYTFVLGFALPFTVMIVFYTALLVTLRNAREQTSSLESHRFETQVTKMVVAVVLVFGICWMPFYVFNFCSLHRIDLVLDFTRGFEFVVLLSYSWSCANPILYACLSETFRRHFHALLCPHKSSRTHFDRDTEGFVLHDTNAQSMQA, from the coding sequence ATGGAAACCGCGAAACCTTTGGGAATGTTTAACCACAATGTGTCGATTCTAGACCTGGACAGCGCTGCGATAAACAACGTCTACATTCGGGAGGACTCCGATGTTTTCAGCGTCACCGTGGCCGTCTTGTACCTGGCCGTGTGCGTCGTGGGATTGGCCGGGAACTCGCTGGTCATCGTCACCGTTCTGAAACTGGACAAAATGTCTTCGTCGACCACCGTCTACATTTTCAACTTGGCTTTGGCGGACGGCCTCTTCATGGTGGGACTCCCGTTCTTCGCCATCCAAAACTTCCAGGACCAGTGGATCTTCGGAGAAGCCGTCTGTAAGCTGGTGATGGTTCTGGATGGCATCAATCAGTTCACAAGCGTGTTCCTCTTAACGGTGATGAGTGTTGATCGTTATATGGCTCTTGTAGACCCGGTGCGCTTCGCTCGTTGGCGGACGCCTCGACGTGCGAAGATCATCGCCACATTAATGTGGTTCATCTCTCTGTTTCCAGTGCTTCCGATGGCTATACAGTTTTCCGCCAGCTATGGTTTGTGCACCATTGACCCTCATATTGCATCTGACTCCTGGTGGTTGGCTTTTCTTAGCTACACATTCGTACTGGGCTTCGCCTTGCCGTTCACCGTAATGATCGTGTTTTACACGGCACTTCTAGTGACTCTGAGAAACGCCAGAGAGCAAACGTCTTCACTGGAAAGTCACAGGTTTGAGACACAGGTTACTAAGATGGTAGTGGCGGTTGTTTTGGTGTTTGGCATCTGCTGGATGCCGTTCTACGTCTTTAACTTTTGCTCTCTTCACCGAATTGACCTGGTGCTTGATTTCACGCGTGGCTTTGAGTTTGTGGTGCTGCTGTCGTACTCTTGGAGCTGCGCCAATCCAATACTGTACGCATGTCTGTCGGAAACCTTTCGAAGGCATTTCCACGCCCTCCTCTGTCCTCACAAGAGCTCTCGGACTCACTTTGACAGAGACACCGAGGGGTTTGTCTTGCATGACACTAATGCACAAAGCATGCAAGCTTAA